From Candidatus Afararchaeum irisae, a single genomic window includes:
- a CDS encoding ABC transporter ATP-binding protein: MIEADGLRKEYGGFVAVDGISFSVDDGEIFGIIGPNGAGKTTTLKMVSGLVEPTAGSARVAGYDSESLDMRYHLGYLPEESPLYEDMTAVSYLKFFADLYDVPSHAAEERIHETLDRLDLEHRDRKIGDMSKGMKRKVAITRSLVNDPDVLIYDEPASGLDPLTTNYIIEFMRDLRDEGMTMIFSAHNLFHVEEICDRVVILNEGDVVARGTLDEIRDDYGGTEYHVYSTVDVEGRETETEDGRYRIVLDSMDGVEALRDEIHAEGGEIDDIRTHEPSLEEIFLNVARR, translated from the coding sequence ATGATTGAGGCAGACGGGCTCCGGAAGGAGTACGGTGGATTCGTGGCTGTCGACGGTATCTCGTTCTCGGTCGACGACGGTGAGATATTCGGGATAATAGGACCCAACGGCGCGGGGAAGACTACGACCTTAAAGATGGTCTCGGGTCTCGTCGAACCTACGGCTGGGAGCGCGAGGGTCGCTGGATACGACTCCGAGTCGCTCGACATGAGGTACCATCTCGGCTACCTCCCCGAGGAGTCGCCGCTCTATGAGGACATGACTGCGGTCTCGTACCTCAAGTTCTTCGCCGACCTCTACGACGTTCCGAGCCACGCCGCCGAGGAGAGGATACATGAGACACTCGACCGTCTCGACCTCGAACACCGCGACAGGAAGATAGGCGACATGTCTAAGGGTATGAAGAGGAAGGTCGCCATAACACGGTCACTTGTCAATGACCCCGATGTTCTGATATACGACGAGCCGGCGAGCGGTCTCGATCCCCTCACGACTAACTACATAATCGAGTTCATGCGTGACCTCCGCGACGAGGGAATGACAATGATCTTCAGCGCGCACAACCTCTTCCATGTCGAGGAGATCTGTGACCGAGTCGTAATTCTCAATGAGGGTGATGTAGTCGCACGTGGCACACTCGACGAGATACGTGACGACTACGGCGGAACCGAGTACCACGTCTACTCGACCGTCGACGTTGAGGGACGCGAGACGGAGACGGAGGACGGCAGGTACAGGATAGTCCTCGACTCGATGGACGGCGTCGAGGCACTCCGCGACGAGATCCACGCCGAGGGCGGCGAGATAGACGACATACGTACACACGAGCCGAGCCTCGAAGAGATATTCCTCAACGTAGCGAGGAGGTAA